The DNA segment AGCCGGTGCCGGGCAGCGCAATGATTTCAAGGCGCGCGCCGTCGGCGATGCTGTCGCGCGTCACGGCATCGAAACAGAATTTCATGGCCTCGACCTCGACACCGGAAAGCTGGCCGATTTCCAGCCAGACCGTGGTGACTTTGGCGAAATCCTGCTGGCGCGCCGCGTCCTCGATAAGTTGCAGCACACCTTCGGCGAGCGACATTTCGTGCATGCGGACTCACAAACCGTTGCGCACATAGTCGGCAAAACGCCTGTCGCGCGTATCGATGTGATTGGTGACAAAGTTCAGCGCTTCCGCCGCCTTGCCCGACACCAACGCCGAATTGCCCGCTGCATGGTCGGTGGCGATGTCGTGCAGGACGTCCAGCATGTGAATATGGTCATCGACGTGATCTTCGTAGTCGTCGTAGCTCTTCAGTCGCATCAGCAGCTCTTCGGACATGAAATGCGCCTCGCTGTAGGCGATCAACTGCCCCAGGATTTCACCCACGGCAGCTGCGTCGCGGTGTTCTGCAGCGGCGCTGCACAGAGCCTGCAACAGACCAAGTTGAACCTCATGCTCGCGATCCGTGTCCGCATTCGACGTACGGTTGAAGTCCGCGATAGTCGACATGTCAGCTCCTTTTTTCTGCGAGAACGTCAGAGAGCCAAAGCTTATCGCAAAGCGAGAAAGCGGCGGCGTGAAAGTGAGGGCGAATCCGTTGATTTTTCCTTCGTGGACGGGGCCGCCTGGGCTTGCGGGTCCGTCAGCAGGGCAATCATCG comes from the Sulfuritalea hydrogenivorans sk43H genome and includes:
- the hypA gene encoding hydrogenase maturation nickel metallochaperone HypA codes for the protein MHEMSLAEGVLQLIEDAARQQDFAKVTTVWLEIGQLSGVEVEAMKFCFDAVTRDSIADGARLEIIALPGTGWCMQCSKTVPMVEVFGECPECGSHQMQVTGGTEMRVKELEVS
- a CDS encoding bacteriohemerythrin; amino-acid sequence: MSTIADFNRTSNADTDREHEVQLGLLQALCSAAAEHRDAAAVGEILGQLIAYSEAHFMSEELLMRLKSYDDYEDHVDDHIHMLDVLHDIATDHAAGNSALVSGKAAEALNFVTNHIDTRDRRFADYVRNGL